One Opitutaceae bacterium DNA segment encodes these proteins:
- a CDS encoding arylsulfatase codes for MSRRLAVLWCLLLAAAAALSARQPNVIFILADDLGYGDIGPFGQKLIKTPSLDRMAAEGARYTQSYTGATVCAPSRCSLMTGFHNGHAAIRGNREIKPEGQQPMPADTFTVAHLFKQAGYATGATGKWGLGYPGSTSTPDKMGFDFFFGYNCQRLAHEYYPDHLWRNNQRVELDGKTYSHDLIAGEALDFIRRNRAQPFFLYAAFTIPHSKLQVPDLGPYGNEPWPENLKTIAAMITRLDRDVGRILDLVKELGIDDDTLVFFASDNGAVWRDELFHHSGALRGYKRDMYEGGIRSPTIARWPGHIAAGSTNDQVWAFWDFLPTMAELIGVKAPSGIDGISVLPALLGRRKIAHPPLYYEFHERGFHQAARIGDWKAVRFGTKEPIQLFDLPKDPSETTDVAAEHPEIVAQFDKFLHEARTDTPVWPVNEEPRGGQRPQKRATPPTK; via the coding sequence ATGAGCCGTCGCCTTGCAGTTCTCTGGTGCCTCCTCCTGGCGGCGGCTGCCGCGCTGTCCGCCCGTCAGCCCAATGTCATCTTCATCCTCGCCGATGACCTTGGCTACGGCGACATCGGGCCGTTCGGGCAGAAGCTGATCAAGACACCCAGTCTTGACCGCATGGCTGCGGAAGGGGCGCGCTATACGCAGTCCTACACTGGAGCGACGGTCTGCGCGCCTTCTCGCTGCAGCCTGATGACGGGTTTTCACAATGGCCACGCGGCGATTCGCGGCAACCGGGAGATCAAGCCCGAGGGTCAGCAGCCGATGCCGGCCGACACGTTCACGGTGGCCCATTTGTTCAAGCAGGCCGGATATGCGACCGGAGCCACAGGCAAGTGGGGGCTCGGCTACCCCGGCTCCACGAGCACTCCGGACAAGATGGGTTTTGACTTCTTCTTCGGCTACAACTGCCAGCGTCTCGCTCACGAGTACTATCCCGATCATCTGTGGCGCAACAACCAGCGCGTTGAGCTGGATGGGAAAACCTATTCCCACGACCTGATAGCGGGTGAGGCGCTCGATTTCATCCGACGGAATCGAGCCCAGCCTTTCTTTCTCTATGCGGCTTTCACCATTCCGCATTCGAAGCTCCAGGTGCCGGATCTTGGACCCTATGGCAACGAGCCGTGGCCGGAGAATCTGAAGACGATCGCGGCGATGATCACGAGGCTCGATCGCGACGTCGGACGCATCCTCGATCTCGTGAAGGAACTGGGAATCGACGACGACACCCTTGTATTCTTCGCGAGCGACAATGGAGCGGTCTGGCGCGATGAGCTGTTTCATCACTCGGGCGCCCTGCGCGGCTACAAACGCGACATGTATGAGGGCGGCATACGATCACCGACCATCGCGCGCTGGCCCGGGCACATTGCGGCAGGATCCACGAACGACCAGGTCTGGGCGTTCTGGGATTTTCTGCCGACGATGGCGGAACTCATCGGGGTCAAGGCTCCCTCCGGCATCGACGGCATTTCAGTTCTTCCTGCACTGCTGGGGCGGCGGAAGATCGCTCATCCTCCGCTGTACTATGAGTTTCACGAGCGTGGATTTCACCAGGCCGCGCGGATCGGCGATTGGAAGGCGGTGCGTTTCGGGACGAAGGAGCCGATTCAGTTGTTTGACCTGCCGAAGGATCCGTCGGAAACCACGGATGTCGCGGCGGAGCATCCGGAAATCGTCGCCCAGTTTGACAAGTTTCTCCACGAGGCGCGCACGGACACGCCCGTCTGGCCGGTCAATGAAGAACCGCGCGGCGGGCAGCGCCCTCAAAAGCGGGCGACGCCTCCGACCAAGTGA
- a CDS encoding prenyltransferase yields the protein MSTPLSSKGISRRQVLKGLAAAGMCGLLPPLLADESAMAGRDRVLDYLRRLKRADGGYGFDGHPRSHLTPTFAVIACHRLLGEEPPDKTKLIEYVRTHHPRELKKLEQERRIFEFQQVQALRWLGDDAADFRGRIGEIRKPQEYKRQYERNGYPIFQSELGLVQCHALLGLPLAALQPAFGEYLRSRRRRNGSYNNTPATDGGDGHAMNTWWGLQAAELLGGSDELRRETVDWVRACQRGTGGFTYQPDPEFAGVEDAAYTRAAVRSLRLLGSAPSDREACVKWLLSLAVNDGGFSDRPGWQSNPLATWYVLDALDALGALDRLNHVTRPPLRRRERLPDNLKIFSVQLESHGTGSPAEAVALASALKIDLWGAKNAKPGWIDRVKTLAARGKVPVQFFTANEEYGTWVRVPGVGTYSHTADIFAPYGRDIGASVAGPQAVSWEEFRERRLAALQRGDGRLLWQFGENEELVRLLLDDSVQRGGFSAISTFHFGNPDFTNTEPFLYRWRGQIPYVSIQDAHGAEPWWFADMTEGFRTLFLGTEPTWEAWLEALKRDWVVAVRHDEVSRGDTWMHGGSEAVLSLVRSREEEWRWWDNPKVRRPLASLVALRPGDTFEAGVPTEGVALRLRCAWKNTQQGFPSEPRSKLVSLLVDGQSVQPRLVETPRPKGDGVADRYYLYAVPEGARQAAATVREVSSGRIETISCLI from the coding sequence ATGAGCACGCCACTTTCCTCAAAGGGAATCAGTCGACGCCAGGTGTTGAAAGGGCTCGCGGCTGCCGGCATGTGCGGGCTTCTGCCGCCTTTGCTGGCGGATGAATCAGCAATGGCCGGCCGGGATCGTGTCCTGGACTACCTGCGTCGATTGAAACGGGCCGATGGCGGCTACGGTTTTGACGGTCACCCAAGATCGCACCTCACGCCGACCTTTGCGGTGATCGCCTGTCATCGGCTGCTTGGCGAGGAGCCGCCGGACAAGACGAAACTCATCGAATACGTGCGGACGCACCACCCCCGTGAATTGAAAAAGCTGGAGCAGGAGCGGCGCATTTTTGAATTCCAGCAGGTTCAGGCGCTGCGCTGGCTCGGGGATGATGCGGCGGATTTTCGAGGAAGGATTGGCGAAATTCGAAAGCCGCAGGAGTACAAGCGGCAGTATGAGAGAAATGGATACCCGATTTTTCAGTCGGAGCTTGGACTCGTGCAGTGTCACGCGCTGCTCGGCCTGCCCCTGGCCGCACTTCAACCGGCGTTTGGTGAGTACCTGCGCTCCCGCCGCCGTCGCAATGGCAGTTACAACAATACTCCCGCGACTGATGGAGGCGACGGGCATGCAATGAACACCTGGTGGGGACTGCAGGCAGCTGAACTGCTTGGAGGCTCGGATGAATTGCGCAGGGAGACGGTGGACTGGGTGAGAGCCTGCCAGCGCGGAACCGGAGGGTTCACGTATCAGCCGGATCCGGAGTTTGCCGGTGTGGAGGATGCAGCGTACACGAGGGCCGCTGTTCGCTCGTTGCGGCTTCTTGGTTCGGCTCCGAGCGATCGCGAAGCCTGTGTCAAATGGCTGCTGTCGCTCGCGGTGAATGACGGCGGATTTTCGGATCGCCCCGGATGGCAGAGCAATCCCCTCGCAACCTGGTATGTGCTGGACGCACTCGATGCATTGGGTGCCTTGGACCGGCTCAATCATGTGACAAGACCGCCGCTGCGTCGCAGGGAACGGCTCCCCGACAACCTGAAGATTTTTTCCGTCCAGCTGGAGTCGCACGGCACCGGCAGTCCGGCAGAAGCCGTTGCTCTGGCGAGTGCGTTGAAGATCGATCTTTGGGGCGCAAAGAATGCGAAGCCCGGATGGATCGACCGCGTGAAGACCCTCGCGGCGCGGGGGAAGGTCCCGGTTCAGTTTTTCACCGCCAACGAGGAATATGGAACATGGGTTCGAGTGCCCGGCGTGGGAACCTACAGTCACACCGCCGATATTTTTGCGCCGTATGGGCGCGACATCGGAGCGTCGGTGGCCGGTCCGCAGGCGGTGAGCTGGGAGGAGTTCCGGGAGCGACGACTCGCCGCGTTGCAGCGCGGGGACGGACGACTCCTGTGGCAGTTTGGAGAAAATGAGGAGCTCGTGAGGCTGCTGCTCGACGATTCGGTTCAGCGCGGTGGTTTCTCCGCGATCAGCACCTTTCATTTCGGCAATCCGGACTTCACCAACACGGAGCCCTTCCTGTATCGCTGGCGCGGGCAGATTCCATATGTCTCAATCCAGGATGCGCACGGTGCGGAGCCCTGGTGGTTCGCTGACATGACAGAGGGCTTTCGCACACTTTTTCTTGGAACGGAACCGACCTGGGAGGCCTGGCTGGAGGCATTGAAGCGCGACTGGGTGGTGGCGGTTCGCCATGACGAAGTCAGCCGCGGAGATACCTGGATGCACGGAGGCTCGGAGGCGGTGTTGTCGCTGGTTCGCTCCCGGGAGGAAGAATGGCGCTGGTGGGACAACCCCAAGGTTCGCCGACCCCTGGCTTCGCTGGTGGCTCTCCGGCCGGGTGACACGTTTGAGGCGGGCGTCCCGACAGAGGGTGTCGCCCTCCGACTCCGCTGCGCGTGGAAGAATACGCAGCAAGGATTTCCCAGCGAGCCGAGGAGCAAACTGGTGTCGCTGCTCGTGGACGGGCAATCCGTTCAACCGCGCCTTGTGGAAACGCCACGCCCGAAGGGAGATGGAGTTGCCGACAGGTACTATCTTTATGCGGTGCCCGAAGGAGCCCGGCAGGCGGCTGCGACGGTTCGCGAAGTTTCGAGTGGACGAATAGAGACGATCTCGTGCCTCATTTGA
- a CDS encoding MFS transporter: protein MSAPPAVFQAESRRLDGGPFTEMLLMGVMMSGASAVDAISGTMLPITARHFTDDVSLIAVMVALNRVFGFLVQPYAAWKSDSHQGKWGRRRPFLLVGWPATLVCTGLLGAMPFIVPEGHHRTTTAVFLVFLVNLGMQAFVDVCYGSGDPIYGDKFGTGQLGRANATRMIVSNAVLFILTALFLPLADVNEFYPYLGTILFLGVSTLVAMVHLREKIPPQLPAPERYHPFKPLRELANPQTRRVAVVSSAVLVALGVTEMLHALFVTETLGFSKTVLGMTTAASLVVSLLCPYPLGALVDRLGARRMMISGFVFLTVIELGFVVWVKDVFSLYVCLILFKVAWMTVHIPVVPLIFQDTPPEKRGSIFAAVQMTRAGVTSGAVILAGFLADWLNSYRMCYLVAAAVCLIGLVGAIRLSPGRRPMRASA from the coding sequence ATGAGCGCTCCCCCTGCCGTTTTCCAAGCCGAGAGCCGGCGCTTGGATGGCGGCCCCTTCACCGAAATGCTTCTCATGGGGGTGATGATGAGCGGCGCGAGTGCTGTGGATGCCATCAGCGGCACGATGCTGCCGATCACGGCGAGACATTTCACCGATGATGTCAGCCTCATTGCCGTCATGGTGGCGTTGAACCGCGTTTTTGGCTTTCTTGTGCAGCCATACGCAGCCTGGAAAAGTGACAGTCACCAGGGAAAATGGGGGCGGCGGCGACCCTTCCTGCTGGTTGGCTGGCCGGCGACGCTCGTGTGCACAGGCCTGCTGGGAGCGATGCCCTTCATTGTCCCGGAAGGTCATCATCGAACCACGACAGCGGTGTTTTTGGTCTTTTTGGTGAACCTTGGCATGCAGGCCTTCGTGGATGTGTGCTACGGGAGCGGCGATCCGATCTACGGGGACAAGTTCGGGACCGGTCAACTGGGGCGCGCCAATGCGACACGCATGATTGTCTCGAATGCCGTCCTCTTCATTCTGACGGCGCTTTTTCTGCCGCTGGCGGATGTGAATGAATTCTATCCGTATCTTGGAACGATCCTGTTTCTTGGCGTTTCGACGCTGGTTGCCATGGTACACCTGCGGGAAAAAATACCACCCCAACTGCCCGCGCCCGAGCGCTACCATCCCTTCAAGCCGCTGCGTGAGCTTGCGAATCCGCAGACACGCAGAGTGGCGGTTGTCAGCAGCGCGGTGCTCGTTGCACTCGGAGTCACGGAGATGCTCCACGCCCTGTTTGTCACCGAGACGCTTGGATTTTCGAAGACGGTTCTGGGAATGACAACGGCGGCCAGCCTCGTTGTCAGCCTGCTCTGTCCGTATCCGCTTGGCGCATTGGTCGATCGTCTCGGAGCCCGGCGGATGATGATCTCGGGCTTCGTCTTTCTTACGGTGATCGAACTGGGCTTCGTTGTCTGGGTGAAGGACGTATTTTCGCTCTACGTCTGCCTGATCCTGTTCAAAGTGGCCTGGATGACGGTGCACATTCCGGTGGTGCCTCTGATATTTCAGGACACCCCGCCGGAAAAACGGGGATCAATCTTCGCCGCGGTGCAGATGACCCGCGCCGGCGTGACGAGCGGCGCGGTGATCCTGGCCGGATTTCTCGCCGACTGGCTGAACTCCTATCGCATGTGCTACCTCGTCGCGGCAGCAGTGTGCCTGATCGGCCTAGTCGGCGCGATCAGGTTGTCGCCCGGCAGGCGCCCGATGCGGGCGTCCGCGTAG
- a CDS encoding LacI family DNA-binding transcriptional regulator, with the protein MNRNRVTLRDIAARCDLSAMAVSLALRGHPSIPEATRERVRAAAMRLDYRPDPALAALNHYRHQRTPTAPGYVLAYVTCFEKRNGWQQSPFFRRAYRGAFEQAELLGYRMEHAWLTEPGVTGERFAQVLEARGIRGMVIAPMPRPASRLQLPWARFSCVAIGPSLIAPVLNSACGDQYQAIMLALERLRLMGYRRIGLMVHPDADRRHQGKYQAAVAFTATRETPPPLVAEDPSDDDLRGWLRRHRPDVVISDVDANYDRLTSLGLRVPQDLGFASLVRSGRREISGVETFPEQIAGAAVLRLQQALYGNETGVPELPSCTFLPGKWVDGSTTRHTGCPSPEPARSGAGRLSRRRGRV; encoded by the coding sequence GTGAATCGAAACCGGGTTACCCTTCGTGACATAGCCGCACGCTGTGATCTCAGTGCGATGGCGGTGTCGCTTGCCCTGCGCGGGCACCCCTCGATCCCCGAGGCGACGCGGGAGCGCGTCCGTGCGGCCGCGATGCGGCTCGATTACAGGCCGGATCCGGCCCTTGCGGCGCTCAACCACTACCGCCACCAGCGAACCCCGACGGCGCCGGGCTATGTGCTGGCCTACGTCACCTGCTTTGAGAAGCGAAACGGATGGCAGCAATCCCCGTTCTTCCGCCGGGCGTACCGGGGGGCGTTTGAACAGGCGGAGTTGCTCGGGTACCGGATGGAGCATGCCTGGCTGACGGAGCCCGGAGTCACCGGTGAGCGTTTTGCGCAGGTTCTCGAGGCCAGGGGAATCCGTGGCATGGTCATCGCCCCGATGCCGCGCCCCGCGAGCAGGCTGCAACTCCCCTGGGCTCGCTTCTCCTGTGTGGCGATCGGACCAAGCCTGATCGCTCCTGTACTGAACAGTGCGTGCGGCGACCAGTACCAGGCCATCATGCTCGCCTTGGAGCGCCTGCGGCTGATGGGATACCGGCGGATCGGCCTGATGGTTCATCCGGACGCCGACCGGCGGCACCAGGGAAAATACCAGGCGGCAGTCGCCTTCACCGCCACTCGAGAGACGCCCCCACCCCTGGTCGCCGAGGATCCGAGTGACGATGACCTCAGGGGCTGGCTGCGCCGCCACAGACCTGATGTGGTCATATCGGATGTCGACGCCAATTATGACCGGTTGACCAGTCTTGGACTTCGCGTGCCCCAGGACCTGGGCTTCGCCAGCTTGGTGCGCTCGGGCAGGAGGGAGATCAGTGGCGTGGAGACGTTTCCCGAGCAGATCGCCGGGGCCGCCGTCCTGCGCCTGCAGCAGGCCCTCTATGGAAATGAAACCGGAGTGCCGGAGCTGCCCAGCTGCACTTTCCTGCCAGGAAAGTGGGTTGACGGCTCCACCACCCGGCACACGGGATGCCCGTCGCCGGAACCGGCGAGGAGCGGCGCAGGGCGTTTGTCCCGAAGACGTGGAAGGGTGTGA
- a CDS encoding MFS transporter, producing MRKPNKRWTLCGLLLLATIINYLDRQTISVSASRIAEELNLGDKHLGELFSAFLFAYGIGQVVLGPVLDRIGTVRAYAFAVAAWSIAGAASGFATGFGFLLATRIALGLCESPNWPLALRVVARSFPPGQRVLATGIFQSGTSIGALIAPPIVIYLATTHGWRASFIAVGAVGFVWVALWLLWFRSQPDFKIDQVSAPDAPPETAVAEEPATLSEIVRSRAFWGLAIATSFLNPLQYFYTTWIPRYFDKYAGVGFGTELAQRLIIVYLALDVGLWSGGGLVAWLARRWDVRKARLLVTSVGAACMMTVPLVALARNIDVITGLISLATFGLGWFMGNYLTFSAEVSRKRTSTAVGLLGGIGSLAGAGFMLLVGGSIEQSGSFSIAFLMAGVMPAVSLTGIFLGTRRVVSKAT from the coding sequence ATGCGCAAGCCAAACAAGCGGTGGACACTCTGCGGCCTGCTGCTGCTGGCCACCATCATCAACTACCTCGACCGGCAGACGATATCAGTTTCAGCGTCGCGGATCGCCGAGGAGCTCAACCTGGGAGACAAACACCTGGGGGAGCTCTTCTCCGCCTTTCTTTTTGCGTACGGGATCGGGCAGGTCGTTCTCGGACCTGTGCTTGACCGCATTGGAACGGTCCGGGCGTATGCCTTTGCCGTCGCTGCATGGTCCATTGCGGGCGCGGCATCGGGATTCGCCACGGGATTTGGGTTCCTGCTTGCGACGAGAATCGCCCTTGGCCTCTGCGAATCTCCCAACTGGCCGCTTGCGCTGCGCGTGGTTGCGCGAAGCTTTCCGCCCGGCCAGCGGGTGCTCGCCACCGGCATTTTTCAGAGTGGAACCAGCATCGGAGCCCTGATTGCGCCCCCGATCGTCATCTATCTGGCGACGACCCATGGCTGGCGTGCATCCTTCATTGCAGTCGGTGCGGTGGGTTTCGTCTGGGTTGCCCTCTGGCTGCTTTGGTTCCGCTCGCAGCCGGACTTCAAGATCGATCAGGTCTCCGCCCCTGACGCGCCGCCTGAAACCGCCGTTGCCGAGGAGCCCGCGACGCTGTCGGAAATCGTGCGTTCCCGCGCTTTCTGGGGGCTGGCCATCGCGACGAGCTTTCTGAATCCCCTGCAGTATTTCTACACGACCTGGATCCCGCGCTATTTCGACAAGTATGCCGGGGTCGGCTTTGGAACCGAGCTCGCCCAGAGGCTCATCATCGTTTATCTCGCCCTGGATGTCGGGCTCTGGAGCGGCGGGGGGCTTGTGGCCTGGCTGGCGCGGCGGTGGGATGTTCGCAAGGCCCGCCTGCTTGTGACGTCGGTCGGTGCCGCCTGCATGATGACCGTGCCGCTGGTTGCGCTTGCGCGGAACATCGACGTGATCACGGGTCTTATTTCCCTGGCGACGTTCGGTCTGGGCTGGTTCATGGGAAACTATCTGACATTCAGTGCCGAGGTCTCCAGGAAGAGGACGTCAACGGCGGTTGGCCTGCTCGGTGGCATCGGGTCCCTGGCGGGTGCGGGATTCATGCTGCTGGTGGGGGGCTCGATTGAGCAAAGCGGGAGCTTCAGCATCGCATTCCTGATGGCAGGCGTGATGCCTGCGGTCTCCCTGACGGGGATTTTCCTGGGCACACGACGGGTTGTGTCGAAGGCAACATGA
- a CDS encoding Gfo/Idh/MocA family oxidoreductase, whose translation MKKLRGAVVGCGSISEFHFRGWNAIPEVELVALVDPSEAAAQDRREKFAPGARLYRGMHEMLSREEIDFVDIITPPWMHREHCLLAADAGAHIICQKPLCDRWQDARRLVDELSGYSKRFVVHENQRFRPWFRDIERLVREGRLGRLRHLQFAQHDPVEPPEKIDTEVELGVLLQFGVHLVDLVVALLGDPVRIHAHMDRINPRVRGESLAHVFFECAGASAVVDVSWKSVGVQQGHALVIGEAGEAFYEGRMTRADSARFRVCAGNEVVRDEIRSPREDYVHAFGQFEREFVDSILHETPPPQPARENLRSLRATFAAYESARIGSAVVLEAFK comes from the coding sequence ATGAAGAAGCTGCGCGGAGCGGTTGTTGGCTGCGGTTCGATCTCCGAATTTCACTTTCGGGGATGGAATGCGATTCCGGAGGTTGAGCTCGTCGCGCTCGTGGATCCAAGCGAAGCGGCCGCGCAGGATCGTCGGGAGAAGTTTGCCCCCGGAGCCAGGCTCTACCGCGGCATGCATGAAATGCTCTCGAGGGAGGAAATCGATTTTGTCGACATCATCACTCCGCCATGGATGCACCGCGAGCATTGTCTGCTCGCCGCGGATGCGGGTGCTCACATCATCTGTCAGAAGCCGCTGTGCGATCGCTGGCAGGATGCCAGACGGCTGGTCGATGAACTTTCCGGTTATTCAAAGCGCTTTGTCGTTCACGAAAATCAGCGCTTCCGCCCGTGGTTTCGGGACATCGAGCGGCTGGTGCGTGAGGGCCGACTCGGGAGGCTGAGACACCTCCAGTTTGCCCAGCACGATCCCGTGGAGCCGCCTGAGAAAATTGATACGGAGGTTGAACTGGGAGTCCTGCTTCAATTTGGGGTTCATCTTGTCGATCTTGTTGTCGCCCTGCTCGGCGACCCGGTCAGGATTCATGCACACATGGATCGCATCAATCCGCGTGTCCGGGGGGAGAGTCTGGCGCATGTGTTTTTTGAGTGTGCCGGCGCATCCGCCGTTGTTGATGTCTCCTGGAAATCCGTGGGCGTGCAGCAGGGGCATGCCCTGGTGATTGGCGAGGCGGGCGAGGCGTTCTACGAGGGAAGAATGACGCGCGCCGACAGCGCGCGTTTCCGCGTGTGCGCGGGCAATGAGGTCGTGCGCGATGAGATCCGCTCGCCGAGGGAGGACTATGTGCACGCTTTCGGGCAGTTCGAAAGGGAGTTCGTCGATTCGATTCTCCATGAGACGCCTCCACCGCAGCCGGCCCGCGAGAATCTGCGATCGCTCCGGGCCACGTTTGCCGCCTACGAGTCCGCACGCATCGGTTCCGCCGTTGTGCTGGAGGCGTTCAAATAG
- a CDS encoding DSD1 family PLP-dependent enzyme: protein MSLLGQPPGETGMTLAELDTPALVVDLDALERNIQRLPASPASVGVRVRPHAKSHKCPEIAHRQIRAGAAGVCCQKVSEAEAMVNGGVLDVHVSNEIVGARKLRALAELARRARLSVCVDDADNLASVAAEVSRAGARLTVFVEIDVGSARCGVPPGEAALELARRVAAFPCLRFGGLQAYFGPAQHMRSVEQRRAASAQAAESARRTKVLLSAHGIDCPVVTGGGTGTFAFDATSGVFNEIQPGSYVFMDADYARNEWTGGGPAFEQSLFVWTTVMSRPSQSLGAVDAGIKSLSNDSGPPLVSGRPDIEYVRGADEHGVLHFKLPEQAPIVGEKLMLVPGHCDPTVNLHDWMVAVRGGCVEAVWLVTARGAIH, encoded by the coding sequence ATGAGTCTGCTTGGACAACCTCCCGGCGAAACGGGAATGACGCTGGCCGAACTCGACACGCCCGCGCTCGTGGTCGACCTGGATGCGCTCGAGCGAAACATTCAACGGCTGCCGGCTTCGCCGGCGTCCGTCGGCGTAAGGGTTCGTCCGCACGCGAAGAGTCACAAGTGCCCTGAAATCGCGCACAGGCAGATCAGGGCTGGTGCAGCGGGGGTGTGCTGTCAGAAGGTGAGCGAGGCCGAGGCGATGGTGAACGGCGGGGTGCTCGACGTTCATGTCAGCAATGAGATCGTCGGTGCGCGCAAACTGCGCGCGCTTGCCGAGCTCGCACGGCGGGCGCGACTGAGCGTCTGTGTGGACGATGCCGACAATCTTGCGTCCGTAGCCGCCGAGGTCAGCCGGGCGGGCGCCCGGCTGACGGTGTTTGTGGAGATTGACGTGGGGTCCGCCCGCTGTGGAGTGCCACCGGGAGAGGCGGCGTTGGAACTCGCGCGTCGAGTTGCAGCCTTTCCCTGCCTACGGTTTGGCGGATTGCAGGCGTACTTTGGCCCCGCGCAGCACATGCGAAGTGTCGAGCAGCGGAGAGCGGCCTCTGCGCAGGCGGCGGAGAGTGCACGCAGGACGAAAGTGCTGCTGAGCGCACACGGCATCGACTGCCCGGTGGTCACCGGGGGAGGAACGGGCACGTTTGCATTTGATGCGACGAGCGGTGTCTTCAATGAGATCCAACCGGGCTCGTATGTGTTCATGGACGCCGACTACGCGCGCAATGAATGGACTGGGGGCGGACCAGCGTTCGAACAGAGCCTGTTTGTCTGGACAACGGTCATGAGCAGGCCTTCGCAATCGCTCGGCGCGGTCGATGCGGGCATCAAGTCGCTGAGCAACGATTCCGGGCCGCCGCTGGTCAGCGGTCGTCCGGACATCGAGTATGTGCGCGGAGCGGATGAACATGGCGTGCTGCATTTCAAACTTCCCGAACAGGCCCCTATCGTCGGCGAGAAGCTCATGCTCGTGCCGGGTCACTGCGATCCCACGGTCAATCTGCATGACTGGATGGTGGCCGTGCGTGGCGGTTGCGTTGAAGCGGTCTGGCTTGTGACAGCGAGAGGCGCGATTCATTGA
- a CDS encoding PQQ-dependent sugar dehydrogenase — translation MKTRACANLASPIIAWVLLPTLVTGAPRVEDAMTDPGFGQNVFRRDCSLCHYAGSGSTGGGQGPSLVGVMSKAAGSRSDFSYTKAMHDSGLVWDAATLDKFLANPSAVIPGTTMVASVPQANNRRDLIAYLSTLKSEGESEVVTDPTISDPNDWRHQKPGRRYEISAEDLPPPNATPLSRNYPFVVSQPENVSPVVPDGFSVSVIARNLDGPRLMQVAPNGDIFVTEMRVGRVRVLRMTEGAPGNVTSEVFAEGLNRPYGLCFYPAGDDPQWLYVANTNSVVRFPYRRGDLKSAARPQVIVPAIIMSRGGHVTRTLAFSREGKRMFIGVGSGTNAGEDLSLKTPSEAEAWDHEHGLGAGWDTELHRADILATDPEGKAPLKVFATGLRNPTGLVVHPQTGDLYAAVNERDSLGDNLVPDYFTHVREGAFYGWPWYYIGGHEDPRHAGARPDLSHSITVPDVLIQAHSAPLGAVFYTAASGSALFPPEYRGDAFVALHGSWNRRSRTGYSVVRVKMQNGRPTGYYEDFLVGFVTSQRNVWARPVGLAVARDGALLVSDDENGTIWRVAGTRRLSP, via the coding sequence ATGAAAACTCGCGCCTGCGCAAATCTGGCTTCGCCAATCATTGCCTGGGTCCTTTTGCCGACGCTCGTGACCGGCGCCCCGCGGGTGGAGGATGCGATGACCGATCCGGGGTTTGGACAGAACGTGTTTCGGCGCGATTGTTCGCTGTGTCACTATGCCGGCTCAGGCAGCACGGGAGGCGGACAGGGGCCCAGTCTGGTTGGAGTGATGAGCAAGGCGGCGGGCTCGCGTTCGGATTTCAGCTATACAAAGGCAATGCACGACTCGGGACTCGTCTGGGATGCGGCGACGCTGGACAAGTTTCTCGCCAATCCGTCGGCTGTGATTCCGGGCACCACGATGGTCGCCAGCGTGCCGCAGGCGAACAACCGCCGGGATTTGATCGCGTATCTCTCCACACTCAAGTCGGAGGGTGAATCCGAGGTCGTGACTGATCCCACCATCAGCGATCCCAATGACTGGCGCCACCAGAAGCCCGGACGAAGGTATGAGATCAGCGCGGAGGATCTGCCGCCGCCCAATGCCACGCCTTTGAGCCGCAACTATCCCTTTGTAGTGTCGCAGCCTGAAAACGTTTCGCCGGTGGTTCCGGACGGTTTCTCCGTTTCAGTCATTGCACGCAACCTGGACGGACCGCGTCTCATGCAGGTGGCGCCTAACGGCGACATATTTGTGACGGAAATGCGGGTCGGCCGCGTGCGCGTGCTGCGAATGACTGAAGGCGCTCCGGGGAATGTGACGAGCGAGGTGTTTGCCGAGGGATTGAACCGCCCCTATGGCCTTTGCTTTTATCCTGCCGGCGATGACCCGCAGTGGCTGTACGTTGCAAATACGAACTCAGTGGTGCGCTTCCCGTATCGACGCGGCGATCTGAAATCCGCTGCCAGGCCTCAGGTGATCGTTCCTGCAATCATCATGTCGCGCGGTGGACACGTCACGCGCACGCTGGCGTTTTCCAGGGAGGGAAAGCGGATGTTCATCGGCGTGGGTTCGGGCACGAATGCGGGAGAAGATCTGTCGCTGAAGACTCCCTCGGAGGCTGAGGCATGGGATCATGAGCACGGATTGGGGGCCGGCTGGGACACGGAGCTGCATCGCGCGGATATCCTCGCAACGGATCCGGAGGGGAAGGCACCGTTGAAGGTTTTTGCCACCGGACTTCGCAATCCTACGGGACTGGTTGTGCATCCGCAGACAGGTGATCTCTACGCGGCGGTCAATGAGCGCGACAGCCTCGGCGACAACCTGGTGCCAGACTACTTCACGCATGTGCGTGAGGGCGCATTCTACGGCTGGCCCTGGTACTACATCGGAGGGCACGAGGATCCCCGCCACGCCGGTGCTCGGCCTGACCTTTCGCACAGCATCACGGTGCCGGATGTGCTGATTCAGGCACACTCGGCACCGCTCGGAGCTGTTTTCTACACTGCGGCGTCCGGAAGCGCGCTTTTCCCTCCGGAATATCGTGGCGACGCGTTCGTCGCCCTGCACGGATCCTGGAACCGCCGGTCCCGGACCGGTTACAGTGTGGTTCGCGTGAAAATGCAGAATGGCCGTCCAACCGGCTACTATGAGGACTTCCTTGTCGGGTTTGTCACCAGCCAGCGAAACGTGTGGGCGCGGCCTGTTGGACTCGCCGTGGCGCGGGACGGCGCGCTCCTCGTGAGCGATGATGAGAACGGAACGATCTGGCGGGTGGCGGGCACGAGAAGACTTTCACCATGA